The sequence ATTTGCTTGTACTGTACCAGTAATCTTTCCTAATACTGTAACAGGTTTTCTCTAAACATTTGTCATGCCTGATTACAAAAAAGTTTGCTAATTTGaagacatttaaacattttatttattcatttttttaaatgtttcgTTCACTGTGAATGTTTTGGTCACAATAACCTTATTGTTGATGTGCATGCAACAAGAATTATAATCTAAGAACAGACATGAACACTGGCGCCTACTGATGTGCAACTGTAAATGATTCATTGAGCAATACATAATAAAAAGATGAATATTTATTATAGTAGGTCAGAGTCTTGGCAACAGCAGTCAATGGATACAATGCTGGCAGGAACTTATTAGTGTAGGTCGAATATATTTCCCTTCTACACAACAGCTGGATTCAGAAATGCTGGTCTGTTGCAAGTAACATACACTATGTATGCACACAAATATGTACACTGTTAAATTCTGCTTTTCATTTCAGCACATACAAGATGtgtacgatttttttttttttttttaagataagcctcttttagatttttcttttataaaggTAGACTTCCTTGTAGTACTgtaatataatgttttatacAAATTACATGAATATTTAGGGACAGTTCTGAGGTTAATATATGTGGGACCGTGTCACAGACAGTGAAATATGTGATGACAGACAGTAACTCCGTGTCCAGACTGAAGGGGCTCAAGTCACTCGCAAGTTCCAGTATGCATTTGGCTATAGGCCCAAATTAACTGGCTGCTGGGGACTTTAGAGCACGATTTTACTTTCATTCCCTCATCATGTGGAGAGCTGGGGGGAATTTTGACTCCTGTCTTTCACTTTCAGTGCCAAAGATACCACAGATACATGGCTACCTATAATAGCACCCCTACTGGCTTAACCTGACCACCCTATAGAAGGTAGATTACATACTGGATAGTGTCACATGCCTTTGTCAGTAAACAATAACCTTTAAGAGTAAAAAACTAAAACTCTCATGATAATATATGAATttcaggtaaaaaaataaaaataaaaaaaaaaatcatcttgtGATTGTCAAATCGATACAGTTATCAGTCGAGGTCAGGCAGACTTGCCTGTACATGACTTGCAAATCTATTTTTGGACTAAAGAACATGCTTGTTGCTCTAGTACAGAAACAGTTGTTGGTGGTtatgtgtgtctttttttttatgtcacatTTTATTCTAAACCCAGCAGCCTGTCTTATTATTAGCAATTGTTCTATTTCTACTTGTATATAAAATTACTGATATCAGAAATTGAACCTGGGTTGTTTCTATTGTCCATAACTGTAGCCCGTTTTCTTAAAATCGGAACTGACAAAATGGACATAGACCCCATACGAGCAGAACAGATGAAGAGGATTATTTGAGTCATTTGCCACCCCTCCTCTTCGTATCCAAAATCCCCCTCACTGTCTGACTGTAGGCTTTATAGAGGTTCTTGCATTTACTAGGCAGGCTAGTTGTGACCTGTACCATAAGTATGGATTCAGGCATCTGAGCTTATGTTTGTTTTCAGCACAGTTTGCTTGACCCCAGGCTAAAATGTTTTGTAACCTAAGGAGGCATCACTTGGACCAGCGTGTACAATCGCTTTTGCAATGCTTGTTTACCAGCTGATGATTAAGTAACTCTGAAGCTTCAGTATACTTGATTCCTCAAGACACTGctaatcattcatttttttagttCGGACATAGCCACAAAAGatgaattctttttatttagcatttaaaaatgttttgtccAGGTCAACAGTTGCTTTCTTACTTCTGATATACTGGCCTGCACATCCACTGGGTTTTCAATGAAGGGGGTTTTCAAATCTAATTATATTACCCCAATGACACAGACAAGCTGTTGCTTTCACTGCATCCTGGCCAGAAGGGTTTATTTATAGACAGTAGCTGCCTTTTAAACAGGTCAGGGAACATATGGGTgagtatataaaaataagtgCTAGATTAATAAAATCGCTTAAAGCCCCTGATTGACTAGATTTACTAAGAATAAATGAGCCACCAGTGAGCAAGAGCTCTAGAGGGTAGTGAATACCTTGATGAGAATTTCATAGTGACATGTAAAAGTATATGGTTGGTTTAATTAGATTAATTAGTGTGGTTATAATTAGAGTACATGTCCTGTTAAACTTGTAGTAATGTTGACTAGCTAGCTAGGTCTTTACAAGACAACAAAATTTCTTTAACTCCGTCTTAGGATTTACTGATCATGGTTTTTAAAGTGAGGTCTGAGGACCCCAAGGGGTCCGTGAACTACAGCCGTAAAGtacatttagtattttttgaaAAATTGTTACAATAATGGAAATCAATCGACCATTATTGAAGGTATCAAAATTTGATATCTTattattgtagtgtagtattgtaggCAGTATTGTATAAACTTATTGGTCATAAATCCTAATGACTCAAAATAAGTAGGTCAACATAGACATGAAGTGTTCTGTCAATGGATGGTTCAGGACcaagaaaaaacattaaattattatgTATACAGAATTTAAATTCTGTGCCCATGTAAATAGTTGGATTGTGtgcataaaataaatttatacagAAGCTGGAGAATCTATGGTTTTGAGAATCCAAGTGAGTATGCGTGAGGTTATGTCTTGTAATGGGTCCAGGGTATCCCCTGTTTTGAGGCCAAGCCCCGACTCCCTTAAGACAGATTCCAGTTTCCCCACAATCTgctgtaggataagcagtacagaaaatggatagataaaACAAGCTATTCTTGACATTTACATGTACATAATATGGTTTATAGCAGGGGTGTACAGTCTTCTACACAGAgtgctggtgtgggtgcaggttttcattccaaccaagcagaagccacacctgagtctattaaATGCCAAGGTTAGTTTATTatacaggtggaatcaggtgtggctcatgctttgttggaatgaaaacctgcactcacaccagccctttgtggatatCCATGGtttatagacatttttttttactaaagctGTTTTCGATTTACAACTAACTAGTTGTGCACTGGGTAGccattaatttaattacaactGTCCAACCAGAGTTGTTAATATTcttgtgtgatggtcaggtatccACAGAAAACtggccaataaataaataaatcttatatCCACAGGAAGCAGATGAACTTTCACTATGGCAGCAAGAATTCAACCAAAATATCCACCAGGATCAGCTTCGTCAAGGACAAAGTCAGTACTTCAGTCTGCTTAATGAAGACGATGAGGATGAGCTCATGATGGACGGCTGGCAGCATGCAAACCCGTTTCGTAACCCATTGACCGGCATGCAAGAGGATGTACAGGTATTAAAACTATTTACATCGCAGTAATATGGGCAATAATAAACAATGTGCCCAAATCTAGTTTTATGAAGACTGTTCAGAGAACTGGTAACAGAATCTTGGACCAAATCAGCAGAAATGTTGGCAGCTGACCGTGGGTAATATTTCACATGATAGGAATTCACAGTTTACTTGTAAAAGCATGTGTAATGGGCTACTTGCTATGCTTAAAGCAGTAACTCTCCAGTAGAAGTTTATGCTCCATAGCTTCTTATTTGTGctgattattattaacaattaaaatgaaaagataAGTTTGCATTCACATCTACTGCTGTTGATCTTATTTTGTTggaatttaaattttgcaaaTGGAAAGGTATTTATGTAATGCTGCATTCATTTGTTTCAGTGCTAAAGTGTTGCTTTTTTTGGCTTCTGCTGTAATTACTGTATAATTAATAACGTTGGCAGCCAGGGCTAATGATCTAGTGTTAACAAGCAGGGAGTCATTTGAAACTCGTAGAAGGCACCTGTTGTATGCTTTACGAAGAGGCGAATTTTAAATgagagatttatttaaaattctgCACTGTTTGAAGACAAACCTGAATCGGACACTTTCAAGgcttttaagaatttgtagggACCCTATTTACAGTCTAGTTAACATTCTGACAAAGCTTATTATTTCAAAAATGGTCAGCTCTTAggcttttctctttttatttgctttctgAAACCCTCTTTAACATTTGTCTGACTGATTTTGTTTAAGCATGTTTCTTGTTTTTGGCGGTCTTAATTTCcttcttctattttattctCCCAGTCTCACTCCCTGTCTACTGAGGAATGTCTGCAATTGCTAGAGGCTGGTTTGCCCCTAGGAAATGAGCAATATGTAAGTTGGTCAGCTGGATTTTGGCCAAACTCTTTTTGCACCTCAGGCATCTCAAAGATATATCTGATGAATTGTTAGAATTGTTCAATGTTATCAGATGTATgaggatgggtttttttttttttagttggcAGATCCTGATCCAGTGAGAACAGATGAAGACCTATTGCAACACAATGGGTCTCTTTACTCCTCTATGTTATCTCAACAAGAGCCTGTGATGGACCTAGAACAGCAATGGCAAGATGTTTTGGCTGTCTTGGGACCACAGGTAAAcacctttttctttgtttctcaaGGCACCCAGTATTTCCTCatgttttgaatttttttaatgctattaGCATAAAGGGACATTGAAATGACTAGAAAAGCGACTGTTATGAAACAGCACATATCAACAGGTCTAATTACCTTGGAATAAAAAtagtctttgtgtttgtgttggattTCTGGTTTTCTCCTTCCTTCTAAAGACATCTCGCTTGGTAGATTGGCTATGTCAAATTTCCAACTAGATGtgaatgttcattttttttttgtgcgcgCACGCACATGTACTGGAGTCTCTTTCAGGCTGAAgtggttactgaaaatgaataaacatttttaaaaataatataccttgcaattttttaattcattttctaaAAGAAATCCTGGATGGTTACATCACTATAGCTTAGTTTTTTCCACATACGGTATCTTGTATTGAGATGTGCTCCACTGTTCTCTCTTTGCAGGACACGAACGCAGATGACTTATTGGATAGTTCTCACTTCAGTAATGAAGGAAGAACAAGAGAAACCAGGACGTTGGAGAATCCCATGCAGCAGAATCTAAGCCTAGATCAATCTGTTTTTTCAAGATCCAGTCAGATCTCCTTTGCAAGCAACACAGCCAGCAGAGACGAGAATTACCTTTCTAACCAGAACAATACCTCTTTGAATGTTTCAGACGACTCTAACGTAAATTTGAATTTTAACGACCCGGAAATCATAGACTTTCTTTTGTCGTCTACACCAGACAGCTCAAATATCAACATGCCCAGTTTCCCTCTGGAGGAAGCAAGCCAGTCGAGTCTTTTTGGTCCTCTGTTAAAAGAATCTATGCTTGATGAGAATAATCTGTTGGATCTAGCACTGGAGAATGAATCTGGCCAGTCAGAGGTTTTCAAAAAAGAGGAACAAACAGACTCTGACTCTGGACTGTCCTTAGACTACAGCCAAAGTCCAGTTTCCCCAAGTAGGTCTGAATCCTCATGTTGCTCGTCGTCCTCCAGCTCATCATCGATGTCCTCGACATACTCGGTTCCTGAGGAGGGGGCTGTAGGATACACCCGCATCAAAGAGGAACCGATGGATGAAGAAGGTGCAGTTGGAGGTTATTCtccagaacaaaacaaaatgtgctACACAGATTACCTGCAATTCCAGTATTCACCCTGGTTTGAGCATATAGTCCATGATCATACCTACAACCAGCCCCAACACACCAATCAAAGAAAGCCTCCCAAAGAGTACTCTGAAGAGCCTCTGGAATATAAATTCCAAGAAGATCTTCAGACCAAGGATGAGAAGCGAGCACGTTCCATGAGGATTCCATTTTCAACTGACCATATTATTAACTTACCTGTTGAAGACTTCAATGACCTTCTTGCCAAGCACCACTTAAGTGAGTCTCAACTCGCACTTATTAGAGACATTCGGCGTAGGGGCAAGAACAAAGTCGCTGCGCAAAACTGTCGGCGCAGGAAGTTAGATATCTTGCAGGATTTGGAACGTAGTGTTGATGGCCTGCGGCGTCACCGTGCAAGACTGCTCAGAGAGAAATTGGACGTTCTGCACTCAGTTAGAGAGATGAAACAACGCCTTAATGACCTCTATCAAGAGGTGAGGAGTAGACTCGGGGAGGTGGAAAGGATTCCCTGCTCAGCCATGGACTTTACTCTGCAACCAGGCAATGACGACCATGTTTCAAAATCCAGACGGAAGTCTGGCAAGAAGCAAAAAGAcaaggagtgaggaggagacTGAATAATTCATGTTCTGTTTGCGCCAGCAAGCCAGACGTTGCAAGATTCAACGGAGAGGTCACGACAGACATTGCCTAACCATTCATTTTGCAGTGGAGTCGATTTCTGCTGTCATTTGGTGGCTAAAAATACATCCAGCTACAGTTATATGAAGTGGTGGATGGAGGAACATGCGCAGTTTATAAGGAAGCAAAGCATCCACATTAACAGACATGTATCAGTAAATCAGTGTTAAATTTACAACAAACCTCATCTCTTTGAAAATGGAGAAGTTACTGGCAGTGATAACACTGGATTCATCCTAAAGTAGTGGGGGCTGGGCACCTCCAGTgggtctcctttttttttttttggttttgtttgtttttaatttattaatgtatttttttttttacagtgcaggAAATTACAGGCCATCATTATCaaaattagatttattattgAGTTCTTACAGTTACTAAATCTGTCCATCAGAAACAAGTAGCCCTATAAATAATGACCTGAATCTGATGTGCTCTACCAAGGGAAAGATCAGGAATAAGAAGCTACAATAAATAGCAATAACATCACAAATGCAAATATTGAACATCATAGAACACTGGCGCTCAGAAATAAATCTCTGTGGATTGTGTAAAAGTTAATTTACACTTAAAGGGGTCCCTGGTTGGGAAAAGGCCTGGTCCTGAAAGAGGTTCTGTGTTATGAGAGCAGGACTGTTAGAACCGTAAAACATGGTGCTATTCTAGAAGTTTGGAATAAACAAGTAGAAAGACTCAGATCCCAGAATTAATGCAGTGGCTATTATTGCCCCCATGACAAAGAATAAACTACACCGTAGAAGACGACATTACAGGCAATACTGATAAGATGTTGATCAAAAGGGAATAACTCTCATGGCTCGTAAAAACCTTAATGTCAGTGAAGTCTAGCTCAGATGTTATTCAAATCCTGTTATCTGCTGAATGTGTTTTGTGATTCAACAAACATTTTTACTGTCAGTGGTTACACACATCTTtaagcattgtttttttttggtacttGTTTTGTACTTCTCTTCTGTACTGTACGAGTCCTTAATGTTGCATTGATCAGTTTTGCATTTGCCGTATGatattttcttacttttttttgtgCGAGTTGACAAGCCGGGCTTGTTTTCTGTTTGATTAAAGAGATTATATACCATCTGTCCTGTGTCTCTATTTCAGTTCTTGTAAGAAGAACCATGATGCTGCACAATGAACTCTTAAAAAGAAGACAATCTTAATAAAaaggatttatttaaaaaaaaaaaaaaaaaaaacccaaagaaaagaaaccaaaagaTGGCAAGCGCATTTTAGACAGACAGCAAACATCTAAAAGAGGGGAAAATACAGATGAATTTACAAGAACAGTGACAAGTAACGGAACGAAAGGACAGAatgggatttcttttttttataaagtaaaggaaaaacaaacaaactagcactTCTAGAACACTAATATCGAATGTGCAACCTACTTTACTAACTGAATGAgaacatagattttttttaactagtGGGATGCAATGCTGACTCCTGTTTACCCTTGAAATTTTTCTGAAGCTAATGTGTTGTCATTAGCCTGACCCACACAAGCCCTGGATAACCGTATAATTCAATCAGCCTAGTTGTTTTTAACAACAATAGTTAATTGTGTTCCATTACAGTGGacactctctcctcttttctctcagCATCTTTTATACAGACATAAGCGATCCCACTGCATCCATCTATTCAAATGTAAAACAGCCAGGTGCAAAATCTTTAACCACTAAACAAAAATAGAAAACCATGTGAGCGGATTATAGGAAAAGTAGTTTCCAAAGCTAAGCGAGAGGTTGTCAAAGTCAAAGCAGATTCGGTCAGAGAtgtattcatttaaacaaataaactccACTGCATCCTCGGTTTACATAAAGATTGAATCGATCAATACAATTCCCAGAGTATAGCAGGTGCAGGAATTGAACAGCACATAACCAGAAAATTGAGGATGTTTACTATCTCCCAAGAACCCCACTTTCCAGACCagaataaaaaattttaaaacatGAATTCCAGTTCCTGTATTGTTAAATAATGCTGTAGTATAGACAGCGTTATCAATTTACACACTCTATGGAATGAAGCAACATGCCATCATTTAATACACTTACAGCAACCAATCACTGCTGACCGAGAAGTGGAAAGTGAAAAGCAACAGACGTGAAAATCACTTCTATCATGAGGTATCGGGCTTTGGTTAAACGTTGTGTGTTATCAATTACATTCTCTGAAAGACTGGGCTGCATCAGTTTTATGCAGTACAATTATTCTTGTTACACTTACAGTAGCTAAAGTAACCATATTCACACACCAAAGCTTCTTGTGAGAGTAGGAAGAGATCATAAACTTGCTGTGATATTAAATCAGCATTAAACAACCTGACCAGACctcataatttaatatatacatacaaagaAATAGTGGCCATCCATGTTAAAGACACAGTAAATATATTCAATGTTATATCAAATGTACTCCAGAGATTCTTGATAATATAATGGGTGAAATTCTGTGAAGACCTGGACAGGGAAAGAGGTATTTGTTTTCTaggaattaatttttaaaatgaaagttAAAAGACTGAGAATATTAATGAACGTTGTAAGTTTATTCTTGCTTAAAAAATACCGGTGTCTATGCTTCACAACATATAGCTGCAAGAGTGTACTCATAAAACCTTATCTAAGACAAACATTGACTTAGGACCAactggcagcttggtagactacatttcccataatcccaaaagcaaaaaaaaaatataagagaTGGCTCAAATGGAGAAGAGCTTCTGCAGTTGCTATACAGacactttaatatttaatctcCAGAAAACCCCACCACTGTACGTGTGTTCTACACAATATCCAAGTGTCCAAGATTTATGGCAAAAGTTtaaaagtttattaaaaaacaaaacaaaaaacaaaacgaaaaagCAAACCAATTATCTACCACTCTGTCAATAACCACCATGCTGCTCATTTCTGCCTCTTGTTTAGTTTTTGTcatctttcttctcctcttcctcgtTGGGGTACGAGTGCCACGTTAGTCGTTCCTCATAGAATGAAATAACTACTTGCGGGCACTTCACGTTCGCTTCCTTTGCTGGCACAAGATCTGCCTCATCTGAATTTTTCCTGCAGACGACAGGGAGAAAATATTCAGGTGTACTTTATATAACTGTTTTCCTTTACAGAATGAGATTTACAGTGCAGTAGAATCAGATCTcttttatatgtatattcactctccactttattaggaacacctggacattcatgcagttatctggtctgatgaaacttGAATTTGCTGTCAACAGCATAAATCATGAacccaacctgccttgtgttcaggctggtggtggtataatggtgtggggaatatTTTCATTGCATGGCAAGGAAGGCCTACCCAACATTAgtatggtgttcctaataaagtggatggtaaGTGTATACGTCAATGGGgcaaaatgagaagaaaatatAAATCCAATTCTAGCATAGATAACTGacacagcaataaaaaatatGGGCCAACTGTTGGCCTCTAAGAACACCATTGTAGAATCCCTGCTCTAATAACTCGTGTGTTTTACTGACAAGTACAGGGACGCATGTTGTGTGAACAGAAAGATAtcttcacacaccacttcatGAGGAACATCAGTTCTCCGCTGGAATCTGTGGCTCCGATGATGCGTTCAGGATCCAATCCCCGAGCAAAGCCTCGTGGTTTCTCCTGCAACAGAAAATGATGGAAAATGCTTTTCATTTGCTTAAAGCAACACTTATCTTAAAGCCCCTGATGAAAGACTATTTACATGGTGTAGGTTAAAATAACAGTGTTAATTTGCACTAGTGCCCACAGAGCAAATACATTCCTTACCTCATCTTTCCTCTTCTTAGGCCTGTCTTCACTGCCTGTCTCATTATCTGACTCTCCCACTTTCCTCTTGACACCCACATCTTTTTTCTCATCCAAGGCCTTCTTCTGTGATTGCAGGAACTCTGCAATCAGGTCTGGACAGTCGAGGTTATCTTCAGGCTCCCATGTGTTGTCCTCACTAATTGGGAAATGAAAAGTTTTAAAACGATTacaaactttaaaaaataataataaaaacatgagACATTAAAATCACTTAATTGCTCATTAATTTAAGCAAAACAAGCAGGGAAATAATCGTAACTCAAAGAAAGCTTCCACATCAAAGCACGTTAAATATGTTTACAATGACACCGACACACACCAGTGGATTTACAGTGGTGTTTAATAAGATCATTTAAAGAGCTTAAACACAAGACATGAGGTTTCTATGTAAGTGCCTAAAatccactcactcatcattTACAACAGCATTCAAAGCCATTATAGAGAAATTTAACAAAAAGGAAGTGGAGTTAAAAGCTAGACTCCAAGTTCGAGAAAGCAACAGCAATATGATATATTTGCACCGTTATTGTGTGCTGACTGGTAAGGAACTTGATTCAGGTAGTATGATGCATTGGTTACATGTTTATTGCCCTCACGCACTCTGTGAAGCCCTTCCACTTGAGCAGGTACTCGACTCGGCCCTTCACCACCCGCCGGTCCAGAACTTTCTCCACCACatattcttcctcttcctcttctaaCACCTCTTCCACCTTCTTCTTGGTCTGTTTCTTTCCTCCGGTGGATGCCAGTTTGGCAGTTGCCGGTGCAGGTTCTAAAGGACAGAAAAGAGGAAACAGAGTCTAGCTTTGTCTCTTTGTTTCCTTTGAATAtcttaactagtgcagtttaaAATTTAGAGAAcaatcaaatgaaatgaaatgcagcatttagcagacattAAGCAAAAGCTTGTGTTTTGATTTGCATTCATCTATGAAAACAAGCTCATAGTTCTATATGCTTCTACATATAATTATTAGATGGTGGAATGACAACAATAAACTTTAGATCATTTGAAGTACTCTTCAAATGCAATTACAGAAACAGTGTCGCATTTACAAATGCTAAGCTACAGGAGTTCAGTCACATGATCACTATCATTAGTCACTAAATGAGGAACGTGAGCGTTCCAGAACAATCCTGagaaattttttttgttcagtttgtaGATAACGTGAACATTAAATGCCACTATTTACACTGGCTATCCAGGTTCAAAGTGCAATTTTGTGTTTCAAGTTACAGTGAATAGTTAGCAATTCACTCCGTTTGCATTTAAGTGATACTTTAACAATTATCCTGTTAGCTTGTAAGCCATgtagagtttttattttttgaacgGTAGCTAATAGCACTACATCTTGTGTGTCTAAAGTGTTTAAACAAGCAATGCCCAGTATGAGGTGTCCAACGCAGTAGTTCCTGGTCGGCAGAAAAGCATGTACTCTGGAGCAGGAACTAAAATGTTTCCTGAAACTACAAACCCCGAAACTAAAGTCATCATGATATTGGAGAGCACATTCCAGACCTGGCATGTAGCTTCACTGTAAACTACTGCAGGcttcacaaacaacaacaagaaaaaaaaaaaacaacaacagatttATTACCATTACAAAGCATGCACAATTATTAGGCAAGTCAGTATTATGAACTGATTATTATTTCTATGCATTTTACCCAACTCCAAATATCAGTAACTATATAGAAACCTGAATGCTAAcggaaataaatataattgtatgtAAGCTTTAATGGCTTAAATAAGGGAGGGTGTGGTTTAAAGTGATTAACACCCTATATAAGGTGTACATAATTATTAGGCAGCTTCTGTAGCTCAGGAAAATGGGACCGAAAAAAAGTGTGAAGAAAGTTGGCGGCAAAAGACTTGGTACATTGTTTACCAAGTCCCTGTTAGCCTTTAGTGCCGCAATGTTTCAGTACTGCAACCTTCCTGAAGTGTCCAGAAGCACAAGCTCTGAAGTGCTCTGTGACTCCCACTGAATAATACTCACAACCTGAAGTGTCATGACTGGGCTAATAAATACCTGAAGAGCTATTTCGCAAAGGTTTTATGGGCAGCTGGTATGAGAGCGAGTCTAGGTGGATCAGATGGGTGGGCCCATGGGTGGATCACTAATGGGCATAGAGTACCAGCTTGAGTGAGGCACCATCATGGAGGAGGAGGGGTACTGCTATGGGCTGGCATCATTAGAGCTGGCAGCTAGACTATTTCAGGTCAAAATATGGACTAAAAAATATCTTACTCCCAAAACTACTGCCAGTTTCTACAAGACTCTTTCTTCAAGCAGTGGTAGAAGAAGACATCAGCAACATTCAAGAAGATGATCTGCATACAAAGCCTAGCCAGGAAAGGCATCAAAGATGACAGAA comes from Hemibagrus wyckioides isolate EC202008001 linkage group LG02, SWU_Hwy_1.0, whole genome shotgun sequence and encodes:
- the nfe2l1a gene encoding endoplasmic reticulum membrane sensor NFE2L1a, giving the protein MQPLKKYFTEGLIQVAIVLSLAGMHVDVDPYLPPPHNLNIQSPDLTQSQFGNLQNSPQGYGLHMKSPDVEASVPVPRLLHWVHSLRHLNIPAAQLEAWLVHSESDNSGMTLPGLTDSWDGGDELVDMEDSASLTMRMGGGGIGELGNDPFMDDGSLGVVTTLSRSQMDSEDVKEEADELSLWQQEFNQNIHQDQLRQGQSQYFSLLNEDDEDELMMDGWQHANPFRNPLTGMQEDVQSHSLSTEECLQLLEAGLPLGNEQYLADPDPVRTDEDLLQHNGSLYSSMLSQQEPVMDLEQQWQDVLAVLGPQDTNADDLLDSSHFSNEGRTRETRTLENPMQQNLSLDQSVFSRSSQISFASNTASRDENYLSNQNNTSLNVSDDSNVNLNFNDPEIIDFLLSSTPDSSNINMPSFPLEEASQSSLFGPLLKESMLDENNLLDLALENESGQSEVFKKEEQTDSDSGLSLDYSQSPVSPSRSESSCCSSSSSSSSMSSTYSVPEEGAVGYTRIKEEPMDEEGAVGGYSPEQNKMCYTDYLQFQYSPWFEHIVHDHTYNQPQHTNQRKPPKEYSEEPLEYKFQEDLQTKDEKRARSMRIPFSTDHIINLPVEDFNDLLAKHHLSESQLALIRDIRRRGKNKVAAQNCRRRKLDILQDLERSVDGLRRHRARLLREKLDVLHSVREMKQRLNDLYQEVRSRLGEVERIPCSAMDFTLQPGNDDHVSKSRRKSGKKQKDKE
- the cbx1a gene encoding chromobox protein homolog 1a isoform X1; this encodes MSQPTDNTSDAAGVTSEPAPATAKLASTGGKKQTKKKVEEVLEEEEEEYVVEKVLDRRVVKGRVEYLLKWKGFTECVRAINIEDNTWEPEDNLDCPDLIAEFLQSQKKALDEKKDVGVKRKVGESDNETGSEDRPKKRKDEEKPRGFARGLDPERIIGATDSSGELMFLMKWKNSDEADLVPAKEANVKCPQVVISFYEERLTWHSYPNEEEEKKDDKN
- the cbx1a gene encoding chromobox protein homolog 1a isoform X2; amino-acid sequence: MSQPTDNTSDAAGVTSEPAPATAKLASTGGKKQTKKKVEEVLEEEEEEYVVEKVLDRRVVKGRVEYLLKWKGFTDEDNTWEPEDNLDCPDLIAEFLQSQKKALDEKKDVGVKRKVGESDNETGSEDRPKKRKDEEKPRGFARGLDPERIIGATDSSGELMFLMKWKNSDEADLVPAKEANVKCPQVVISFYEERLTWHSYPNEEEEKKDDKN